Proteins encoded in a region of the Triticum dicoccoides isolate Atlit2015 ecotype Zavitan chromosome 3A, WEW_v2.0, whole genome shotgun sequence genome:
- the LOC119269295 gene encoding protein GAMETE CELL DEFECTIVE 1, mitochondrial-like — protein sequence MFALRKTLLHGRLPAPPATAASRISSFLRSLSTSPGGEGVGDEWGSSWSTGITKDHFDGSASAVGRPSPSAPVSKELAAVRTMDEEDEILRSVDRDNKEGRAYVDSWDKRFHETCELLKQVREPGSRGAYLKDSEKQEMYRLHKEDPATYTVERLAKDFRVMRQRVHAILWLKEMEEEEERKQGKPLDDSVEILLDSCPEFFNSHDREFHVASLPYKPDFKVMPEGWDGTTKDPDEVLYEISMKEDQMLYEEFVQRLEFNKKKVAGEVKCHKYSRRRPDDGWAYMVEKLGPQGRRGSGGGWKFISLPDGSSRPLNDTEKMYVKRETPKRRRRIIAPYK from the exons ATGTTCGCCCTCCGCAAAACCCTGCTCCacggccgcctccccgcgccgccggccaccgccgcctccaggaTCTCCTCCTTCCTCCGCTCCCTCTCCACATCTCCGGGGGGCGAGGGGGTCGGGGACGAATGGGGCTCCTCCTGGTCCACCGGCATCACCAAGGACCACTTCGACGGGTCCGCCTCCGCCGTCGGGCGCCCCTCCCCGTCCGCCCCCGTCTCCAAGGAGCTGGCGGCCGTCCGCACCATGGACGAGGAGGATGAGATCCTGCGCTCCGTGGATCGCGACAACAAGGAAGGGAGGGCGTACGTCGACTCGTGGGACAAGCGTTTTCACGAGACGTGCGAGCTGCtgaagcaggtgcgggagccgggatCCCGGGGCGCCTACCTCAAGGACTCGGAGAAGCAGGAGATGTACCGGCTGCACAAGGAGGACCCCGCGACCTACACCGTGGAGCGGCTCGCCAAGGACTTCCGCGTGATGCGGCAGCGCGTGCACGCCATCCTCTGGCTcaaggagatggaggaggaggaggagaggaagcaGGGCAAGCCGCTCGACGACTCCGTCGAGATCCTGCTAGACAGCTGCCCAGA GTTTTTCAATTCCCATGACAGGGAATTTCATGTGGCATCTCTTCCATATAAACCTGACTTCAAAGTTATGCCTGAGGGCTGGGATGGCACGACAAAAGATCCTGATGAGGTCCTGTATGAGATTTCAATGAAGGAAGATCAGATGTTATATGAGGAATTTGTTCAACGCTTGGAGTTCAACAAGAAAAAG GTGGCAGGAGAGGTGAAGTGCCACAAGTACAGCAGGCGACGACCAGACGATGGATGGGCCTACATGGTCGAGAAGCTTGGGCCACAGGGAAGGCGTGGTTCAGGAGGGGGCTGGAAGTTCATCAGTTTGCCTGATGGGTCGAGCCGTCCTCTGAATGACACGGAGAAGATGTATGTGAAGAGGGAGACTCCGAAACGGCGGAGGAGGATCATTGCTCCATACAAGTAA